A window from Pseudomonadales bacterium encodes these proteins:
- a CDS encoding EAL domain-containing protein, translating into MFLQSDFSSYKSLLVVRSPSNWIFLFYHAYRFLFGFCLMSLAFQHNTAIFDFSIPSHLISLLAFYCTTAGLFFALFAFQKPNDLGMIFIAFFFIVSDLICLAYLSYLAAPEHSVFASLMFVPLAFGGVLVAGRLSGFLPALSFLSLALVQFRLWIEDFLPNYQGLLETGILGAEFFLVSYLFQFYSKKLLYNENRLSMLEKLRQAEAYAQQAQQELESSNKKLQMLLKSAGEGVLGLDTKGNINFANPYAGELLALPADDLLAMNIRDLLIKGMTVTDQVSDRQYNQYRKLRTAFAFPEAESYVHNQWRKADGESFFVEYSCESLNEGDGFVLIFQNITARKHDEDLLQHMANYDSLTDVPNRQYFLNTLTRTLHLASRSKQQLAVFFIDLDHFKFINDKLGHACGDQLLMVIAKRIHDSIRASDCVARIGGDEFAVMLPNLQHTDDAAAIAKTILDKIYEPICVNEHSFNVTSSIGISMFPQDSADADTLLKDADTAMYAAKHAGRGTYQFFQTEMQTKIDDSKRIQILLHQAFEQHEFYLAFQPIFDLRSQSISTLEVLIRWKTAQGEEIPPDVFIPIAEENGKIRDIGMWVLETALVQLKEWCLHLDQLPRLALNLSSRQLSNADFRYKLRKLLDIYDIAASQIELELTETSMMENPEACLSEIYALHDMGIRVSIDDFGTGYSSLDYLRRLPLDNLKIDKSFTFGIGQSENDEQLIKXMVSMAKSLDLEVIAEGVETEQQLEFLRELGCEKVQGYLIHKPSAAEEILNFMSSKLVNAKDSDVRENRNEDKVASIHQLPKG; encoded by the coding sequence ATGTTTCTACAGAGTGATTTTTCCTCCTATAAGTCGCTATTAGTGGTGCGCTCACCTTCTAACTGGATTTTTCTTTTCTACCACGCCTATCGTTTTTTATTCGGCTTTTGCCTGATGAGTTTAGCCTTTCAACATAATACAGCCATTTTTGATTTTTCGATTCCGAGTCACTTAATAAGTTTATTAGCTTTTTACTGTACTACCGCAGGGCTGTTCTTTGCTTTATTTGCATTTCAGAAGCCTAACGATCTCGGTATGATTTTTATCGCGTTTTTCTTTATCGTCTCAGATCTGATTTGTTTAGCTTATTTGAGTTATCTTGCTGCACCAGAGCACAGCGTGTTCGCTTCTTTGATGTTTGTACCCTTAGCTTTTGGTGGTGTGTTGGTAGCAGGGCGATTATCCGGTTTTTTACCGGCATTGAGTTTTTTGAGCTTAGCCCTTGTGCAATTCCGGCTATGGATAGAAGACTTTTTACCGAATTATCAAGGTCTTTTAGAGACCGGCATTTTGGGTGCTGAATTTTTCCTGGTCAGTTATTTATTTCAGTTTTATTCGAAAAAATTACTCTACAATGAAAACCGGCTAAGCATGTTAGAAAAATTACGCCAAGCTGAAGCGTATGCGCAGCAGGCGCAGCAGGAGCTAGAGTCATCAAATAAAAAATTGCAAATGCTGCTTAAGTCGGCGGGTGAAGGCGTACTTGGGCTTGATACAAAGGGCAATATAAATTTTGCTAACCCCTATGCTGGCGAATTACTAGCGCTGCCGGCCGATGATTTGCTAGCAATGAATATTCGTGACTTATTGATTAAGGGGATGACGGTCACTGATCAAGTGAGTGATCGACAGTACAATCAATACCGCAAGCTACGCACAGCATTTGCTTTCCCTGAGGCTGAGAGCTATGTACATAATCAGTGGCGCAAAGCAGATGGCGAGTCATTCTTTGTGGAATATTCCTGTGAGTCCCTGAATGAAGGCGATGGTTTTGTGCTGATATTTCAAAATATTACGGCACGCAAGCATGATGAAGACTTGCTGCAGCATATGGCCAACTATGACAGTTTGACTGATGTGCCAAATCGACAGTATTTCTTAAATACCTTAACTCGCACACTACATTTAGCATCACGCTCTAAGCAGCAGCTGGCGGTCTTTTTTATTGATCTTGATCATTTTAAATTCATTAACGATAAACTGGGTCATGCCTGCGGCGATCAATTGTTGATGGTTATTGCTAAACGCATTCATGACAGTATCCGAGCCAGCGACTGTGTTGCGAGGATTGGCGGTGATGAGTTTGCGGTGATGTTGCCTAACCTGCAACATACTGATGATGCAGCCGCCATAGCTAAGACTATTTTAGATAAAATATACGAGCCGATATGCGTAAACGAACATAGCTTCAATGTCACCAGCAGCATTGGTATATCAATGTTTCCTCAAGATTCTGCCGATGCAGATACGCTATTAAAAGATGCCGATACCGCCATGTATGCGGCTAAGCATGCTGGGCGCGGCACCTATCAATTTTTCCAGACAGAGATGCAGACTAAGATTGATGACAGTAAGCGGATTCAAATTCTGCTGCATCAAGCCTTCGAGCAGCATGAATTTTATTTAGCGTTTCAACCGATATTTGATCTACGCAGCCAATCTATTAGCACGCTTGAGGTGCTTATTCGTTGGAAAACCGCGCAAGGCGAGGAAATTCCGCCCGATGTGTTTATACCAATTGCAGAAGAAAACGGAAAAATACGTGATATTGGTATGTGGGTTTTAGAAACTGCCTTGGTGCAGTTAAAAGAGTGGTGTTTACACCTAGATCAGCTTCCTAGACTTGCGCTGAATCTTTCCTCACGACAGCTTAGCAATGCGGATTTTCGCTATAAACTTCGTAAGTTGCTCGATATATATGATATCGCTGCTTCGCAGATTGAATTAGAGCTTACTGAAACCAGTATGATGGAAAATCCAGAGGCCTGTTTGTCCGAAATATACGCCCTGCACGATATGGGTATTCGAGTGTCGATTGACGATTTTGGAACCGGTTATTCGTCGTTGGATTATTTGCGACGACTACCGTTAGATAATTTGAAAATCGATAAATCCTTTACCTTTGGTATTGGTCAGTCGGAAAATGATGAGCAGCTNATCAAGNTAATGGTGAGTATGGCAAAATCGCTAGACCTTGAGGTGATTGCTGAAGGTGTAGAGACCGAACAGCAGCTAGAATTTTTGCGCGAACTAGGTTGTGAAAAAGTACAGGGCTACTTAATTCACAAACCCTCTGCAGCCGAGGAAATACTAAACTTTATGTCTAGCAAGTTGGTAAACGCGAAGGATAGCGATGTGCGCGAGAATCGCAACGAGGATAAGGTTGCCTCTATTCATCAGCTGCCCAAGGGCTAG